In Streptomyces sp. SLBN-118, the following are encoded in one genomic region:
- a CDS encoding bifunctional diguanylate cyclase/phosphodiesterase: MSAPGALMTRQTVSGGPTGLLPRLLLAAVCAGYGLGAAFGWGSPEVALIMGDFGLSAAALIAAVSCLVYARRGKGCFRPAWLLFAISSAMASGGNAVWGWYEVVLEREVPSPSVADLFFLCFAPPAIVGLLVLAKRPVTRAGWVCLALDAWLIGGSLLTLSWSLALAHTAHAQGESVAPAALALAYPLLDIVLVSMVLALHFRRSSANRSAVNTAIAALALTVLCDALFTSQLLRDSYHSGQLLDAGWFAGSLLLAYAPWGARRSPEATRTPRGPRHLTRPVAGSLAALTPYLAAAVCTLGILYNVIEGRRVDRVVVLTGCTVVLALVVRQGIMLLDNIALTHELAQKENHFRSLVQGSSDVIMIAAPTGVLRYVSPAASGVYGREAEELIGSELASLIHPQDLDRVVREVRRFLASPPEEEPTTRIECRFKSGTGDWLNVESTVNRHQGGLIFNSRDVTERVRLQAQLQHNAEHDPLTDLPNRALFTERVRRALTGRRAGDSGTAVLFIDLDGFKGVNDRLGHQAGDELLIQAARRLQDSVRSGDTAARLGGDEFAALIVGDGSRDESAREYQVQEIADRLRLTLSQPYRIDGSEVRVAASIGVAFAEPGITPTNLMRNADLAMYRAKGAGKDRVELYAPQMQAEVVRRSELAARLRSALHEGEFALLHQPVVSLATGQVTAVAAQARWRSAQGILFTQAEFLRVVDAAADTQEGIRTAELGRWLLEEAVEQAAERSRLGHRVPVSVRLSAGRLLDTSLPLGSIEALLTRHGLPSGALIIELADSDPRISFDDLEKRLVSLRRLGVRIALDGFGSGYAAINALRRLPVDVLKLDRGLVEGVVESARLHKITAGLLRIACDLGMQSVADGVDVPEQVLALRAMGCTHGQGMAFSGALDEYRLRRALVRGEFPVPGEIALPALTGGAFPACNGSNSETRVPPT; this comes from the coding sequence GTGAGCGCCCCGGGTGCGCTCATGACCCGGCAGACGGTCTCGGGCGGCCCCACCGGACTGCTGCCCCGACTCCTCCTTGCCGCGGTCTGCGCCGGGTACGGCCTGGGCGCCGCCTTCGGCTGGGGATCGCCCGAAGTGGCTCTGATCATGGGCGACTTCGGGCTGAGCGCCGCGGCCCTGATCGCCGCCGTCTCCTGCCTTGTCTACGCCCGCCGGGGGAAGGGCTGCTTTCGGCCCGCCTGGCTGCTGTTCGCGATCTCCTCCGCGATGGCCTCCGGCGGTAACGCCGTCTGGGGCTGGTACGAGGTCGTACTGGAGCGTGAGGTGCCGAGCCCCTCCGTCGCCGACCTGTTCTTCCTCTGCTTCGCGCCGCCGGCCATCGTCGGCCTCCTCGTCCTCGCCAAACGACCGGTCACCAGGGCCGGCTGGGTCTGTCTCGCGCTGGACGCCTGGCTGATCGGCGGCTCGCTGCTCACCCTGTCCTGGAGTCTCGCGCTCGCCCACACCGCGCATGCGCAGGGCGAGAGCGTGGCACCCGCCGCCCTCGCGCTCGCCTATCCGCTGCTCGACATCGTGCTGGTCAGCATGGTGCTCGCGCTGCACTTCCGGCGCTCGTCCGCCAACCGGTCAGCGGTGAACACCGCCATTGCCGCGCTCGCCCTGACCGTCCTGTGCGATGCGCTGTTCACCTCGCAGCTGCTGCGGGACAGCTACCACTCGGGCCAGCTTCTGGACGCCGGGTGGTTCGCCGGTTCGCTGCTGCTGGCGTACGCCCCCTGGGGCGCCCGCCGTTCGCCGGAGGCGACGCGCACACCGCGCGGCCCGCGCCACCTCACCCGCCCCGTCGCCGGCTCGCTGGCCGCCCTCACGCCGTATCTCGCGGCCGCCGTGTGCACCCTCGGGATCCTCTACAACGTCATCGAGGGCCGCCGTGTGGACCGGGTCGTCGTCCTCACCGGCTGCACCGTCGTCCTCGCCCTCGTCGTCCGCCAGGGCATCATGCTCCTCGACAACATCGCCCTCACCCATGAACTGGCCCAGAAGGAGAACCACTTCCGCTCGCTGGTGCAGGGATCGAGCGATGTCATCATGATCGCCGCCCCCACCGGGGTACTGCGCTACGTCAGCCCGGCCGCCTCCGGTGTCTACGGCCGCGAGGCGGAGGAGCTCATCGGCTCCGAGCTGGCCTCCCTCATCCACCCGCAGGATCTCGACCGGGTGGTCCGCGAAGTGCGCCGGTTTCTGGCCTCTCCTCCCGAGGAGGAGCCCACCACCCGGATCGAGTGCCGCTTCAAGTCCGGCACCGGCGACTGGCTCAATGTGGAGTCCACGGTCAACCGCCACCAGGGCGGCCTGATCTTCAACAGCCGGGATGTCACCGAACGGGTACGCCTCCAGGCGCAGTTGCAGCACAACGCCGAGCACGACCCGCTCACCGACCTGCCCAACCGCGCGCTGTTCACCGAGCGCGTCCGCCGGGCGCTCACCGGCCGCCGCGCGGGCGACTCGGGCACCGCTGTGCTCTTCATCGACCTCGACGGCTTCAAGGGGGTCAACGACCGCCTGGGCCACCAGGCGGGCGACGAGCTGCTGATCCAGGCGGCCCGCCGCCTCCAGGACTCGGTACGCAGCGGGGACACGGCCGCCCGCCTGGGCGGCGACGAGTTCGCAGCCCTGATCGTCGGCGACGGTTCCCGCGACGAGTCGGCCCGTGAGTACCAGGTGCAGGAGATCGCCGACCGGCTGCGCCTTACCCTCTCCCAGCCGTACCGCATCGACGGCAGCGAAGTGCGGGTGGCCGCCTCCATCGGGGTGGCCTTCGCCGAACCCGGCATCACCCCCACCAACCTCATGCGCAACGCCGATCTCGCCATGTATCGCGCCAAGGGGGCGGGCAAGGACCGCGTCGAGCTGTATGCCCCGCAGATGCAGGCCGAGGTGGTGCGCCGCAGCGAGCTGGCCGCCCGGCTGCGCAGCGCACTGCACGAGGGTGAGTTCGCGCTGTTGCACCAGCCCGTGGTGAGTCTTGCCACCGGGCAGGTCACCGCCGTGGCCGCCCAGGCCCGCTGGCGATCGGCCCAGGGGATCTTGTTCACGCAGGCCGAGTTCCTGCGGGTCGTGGACGCCGCCGCGGACACCCAGGAGGGCATCCGCACCGCCGAGCTCGGCCGCTGGCTGCTCGAAGAGGCCGTTGAGCAGGCCGCCGAGCGAAGCAGGCTGGGTCACCGGGTGCCGGTGTCGGTGCGGCTCTCGGCCGGCAGGCTGCTGGACACGTCGCTCCCACTCGGCTCCATCGAGGCCCTGCTCACCCGGCACGGGCTGCCCTCGGGCGCCCTGATCATCGAGCTCGCGGACAGCGATCCGCGGATCTCCTTCGACGATCTGGAGAAGCGCCTGGTTTCGTTGCGCAGACTCGGTGTACGGATCGCGCTGGACGGTTTCGGCAGCGGTTACGCCGCGATCAACGCACTGCGCAGGCTCCCCGTGGACGTACTGAAACTGGACAGGGGTCTGGTGGAGGGTGTCGTCGAGTCCGCCCGGCTGCACAAGATCACCGCGGGGCTGCTGCGGATCGCCTGCGATCTCGGCATGCAGTCCGTGGCGGACGGCGTGGATGTGCCGGAGCAGGTGCTCGCCCTGCGCGCCATGGGGTGTACGCACGGCCAGGGCATGGCATTCTCCGGAGCACTGGACGAGTACCGGCTGCGCCGCGCCCTGGTGCGCGGCGAGTTCCCGGTGCCCGGCGAAATCGCCCTGCCCGCCCTGACGGGTGGCGCGTTCCCTGCCTGCAATGGCTCAAATAGTGAGACGCGCGTCCCACCCACTTGA
- the serA gene encoding phosphoglycerate dehydrogenase: protein MSSKPVVLIAEELSPATVDALGPDFEIRQCNGADRAELLPAIADVDAILVRSATKVDAEAIAAARKLRVVARAGVGLDNVDVSVATKAGVMVVNAPTSNIVTAAELACGLLVATARNIPQANTALKNGEWKRSKYTGVELSEKTLGVVGLGRIGVLVAQRMSAFGMKIVAYDPYVQPARAAQMGVKLLTLDELLEVSDFITVHLPKTPETLGLIGNEALHKVKPSVRIVNAARGGIVDEAALYSALKEGRVAGAGLDVYAKEPCTDSPLFELDQVVCTPHLGASTDEAQEKAGIAVARSVRLALAGELVPDAVNVQGGVIAEDVRPGLPLAEKLGRIFTALAGEVAVRLDVEVYGEITQHDVKVLELSALKGVFEDVVDETVSYVNAPLFAQERGVEVRLTTSSESPDHRNVVTVRGTLSGGEEVAVSGTLAGPKHLQKIVAIGDYDIDLALADHMVVLRYEDRPGVVGTVGRILGEAGLNIAGMQVSRAEEGGEAVVVLTVDDTVPPAVLGEIADEIGAASARSVNLTD, encoded by the coding sequence GTGAGCTCGAAACCTGTCGTACTCATCGCTGAAGAGCTGTCGCCCGCCACCGTCGACGCGCTGGGCCCGGACTTCGAGATCCGGCAATGCAACGGCGCCGACCGAGCGGAGCTGCTCCCCGCCATCGCCGATGTCGACGCGATCCTCGTGCGCAGCGCCACCAAGGTCGACGCCGAGGCCATCGCCGCCGCGAGGAAGCTGCGCGTCGTCGCCCGCGCGGGCGTCGGGCTGGACAATGTCGACGTCTCCGTCGCCACCAAGGCCGGCGTGATGGTCGTCAACGCCCCCACGTCGAACATCGTCACGGCCGCCGAGCTCGCCTGCGGTCTGCTGGTCGCCACCGCGCGCAATATTCCGCAGGCCAACACCGCCCTGAAGAACGGCGAGTGGAAGCGGTCCAAGTACACCGGCGTGGAGCTGAGCGAGAAGACCCTCGGCGTGGTGGGCCTCGGCCGCATCGGCGTTCTGGTCGCCCAGCGGATGTCGGCCTTCGGCATGAAGATCGTCGCGTACGACCCCTATGTGCAGCCCGCGCGTGCCGCTCAGATGGGCGTCAAGCTGCTGACGCTCGACGAGCTGCTGGAGGTCTCCGACTTCATCACCGTCCACCTGCCGAAGACCCCCGAGACCCTCGGTCTGATCGGCAACGAGGCGCTGCACAAGGTCAAGCCGTCGGTCCGGATCGTCAACGCCGCGCGCGGCGGGATCGTCGACGAGGCGGCGCTGTACTCGGCGCTCAAGGAGGGCCGGGTCGCCGGAGCGGGCCTGGACGTGTACGCGAAGGAGCCGTGCACCGACTCCCCGCTCTTCGAGCTCGACCAGGTCGTCTGCACCCCGCACCTCGGAGCGTCCACCGACGAGGCGCAGGAGAAGGCGGGCATCGCGGTTGCCCGCTCGGTGCGTCTCGCGCTCGCCGGTGAGCTCGTGCCCGACGCGGTGAACGTCCAGGGCGGCGTGATCGCCGAGGACGTGCGCCCGGGTCTGCCGCTCGCCGAGAAGCTCGGCCGGATCTTCACCGCGCTGGCGGGCGAGGTCGCGGTACGGCTCGATGTCGAGGTGTACGGCGAGATCACCCAGCACGACGTCAAGGTGCTCGAACTGTCCGCGCTCAAGGGCGTGTTCGAGGATGTCGTCGACGAGACGGTCTCGTATGTCAACGCCCCGCTGTTCGCGCAGGAGCGCGGCGTCGAGGTCCGGCTGACGACGAGTTCGGAGTCCCCGGACCACCGCAACGTCGTCACCGTCCGCGGCACGCTCTCGGGCGGTGAGGAGGTCGCGGTCTCCGGCACGCTGGCCGGTCCCAAGCACCTCCAGAAGATCGTCGCCATCGGTGACTACGACATCGACCTGGCGCTCGCCGACCACATGGTCGTCCTGCGGTACGAGGACCGTCCCGGCGTCGTCGGCACGGTCGGCCGGATCCTCGGTGAGGCCGGGCTGAACATCGCGGGCATGCAGGTCTCGCGCGCGGAGGAGGGCGGCGAGGCGGTCGTCGTGCTCACGGTGGACGACACGGTGCCGCCGGCGGTGCTGGGGGAGATCGCGGACGAGATCGGCGCGGCGTCGGCGCGCTCGGTGAACCTCACCGACTGA
- a CDS encoding acetolactate synthase large subunit — protein MPMTEQATGAHHPQPRARTGGQQTAAVEHVTGAQSLIRSLEEVGADTVFGIPGGAILPAYDPMMDSTKVRHVLVRHEQGAGHAATGYAQATGKVGVCMATSGPGATNLVTPIADAHMDSVPLVAITGQVASKAIGTDAFQEADICGITMPITKHNFLVTKADDIPRTIAEAFHIASTGRPGPVLVDIAKDALQAQTVFSWPPQTDLPGYRPVTKPHAKQIREAAKLIVQAKRPVLYVGGGVIKSGATTELKVLAELTGAPVTTTLMALGAFPDSHPLHVGMPGMHGAVTAVTALQKADLIVALGARFDDRVTGKLDSFAPYAKIVHADIDPAEIGKNRTADVPIVGDAREVIADLVQAVQAEHSDGHTGDYAAWWKDLSRWRETYPLGYDQPDDGSLSPQQVIQRIGELAPEGTIYAAGVGQHQMWAAHFIQYEKPATWLNSGGAGTMGYAVPAAMGAKAGAPDRTVWAIDGDGCFQMTNQELTTCALNNIPIKVAIINNGALGMVRQWQTLFYNQRYSSTVLHADDTGHHMAGSQVGASTSARKGTRVPDFVKLSEAMGCHAIRCESPDELDKVIAEANAINDRPVVIDFIVHEDAQVWPMVAAGTSNDEVMAARGVRPDFGDNEDD, from the coding sequence ATGCCGATGACCGAGCAGGCCACCGGGGCCCACCATCCGCAGCCGCGGGCCCGTACCGGCGGACAGCAGACCGCCGCAGTTGAGCACGTCACGGGCGCGCAGTCCCTCATCCGTTCTCTCGAGGAAGTGGGGGCCGACACGGTGTTCGGCATCCCCGGCGGCGCCATCCTCCCCGCGTACGACCCGATGATGGACTCCACCAAGGTCCGTCACGTCCTGGTCCGCCACGAGCAGGGCGCCGGCCACGCGGCCACCGGCTACGCGCAGGCCACCGGCAAGGTCGGCGTCTGCATGGCCACCTCGGGCCCCGGCGCCACCAACCTGGTCACCCCGATCGCCGACGCCCACATGGATTCCGTGCCCCTCGTCGCGATCACCGGGCAGGTGGCCTCCAAGGCGATCGGTACCGACGCCTTCCAGGAGGCGGACATCTGCGGCATCACGATGCCGATCACCAAGCACAACTTCCTGGTCACCAAGGCCGACGACATCCCGCGCACCATCGCCGAGGCCTTCCACATCGCCTCGACGGGACGCCCGGGCCCGGTCCTGGTCGACATCGCCAAGGACGCGCTTCAGGCGCAGACGGTCTTCAGCTGGCCGCCGCAGACCGACCTGCCCGGCTACCGGCCCGTGACCAAGCCGCACGCCAAGCAGATCCGCGAGGCGGCGAAGCTGATCGTCCAGGCCAAGCGTCCCGTCCTGTACGTCGGCGGCGGCGTCATCAAGTCCGGCGCCACCACCGAGCTGAAGGTTCTCGCCGAGCTCACCGGAGCCCCCGTCACCACCACCCTGATGGCGCTGGGCGCGTTCCCCGACAGCCACCCGCTGCATGTGGGAATGCCGGGCATGCACGGTGCGGTCACCGCCGTCACCGCGCTGCAGAAGGCCGACCTGATCGTCGCCCTCGGAGCCCGTTTCGACGACCGCGTCACCGGAAAGCTGGACAGCTTCGCTCCGTACGCGAAGATCGTCCACGCCGACATCGATCCGGCCGAGATCGGCAAGAACCGCACCGCCGACGTCCCGATCGTCGGAGACGCCCGCGAGGTCATCGCCGATCTGGTCCAGGCCGTCCAGGCCGAGCACAGCGACGGCCACACGGGCGACTACGCCGCCTGGTGGAAGGATCTGAGCCGCTGGCGCGAGACCTACCCGCTCGGTTACGACCAGCCGGACGACGGCAGCCTCTCACCGCAGCAGGTCATCCAGCGCATCGGCGAACTGGCCCCCGAGGGCACCATCTACGCCGCGGGCGTCGGCCAGCACCAGATGTGGGCCGCGCACTTCATCCAGTACGAGAAGCCCGCCACCTGGCTGAACTCCGGCGGCGCGGGGACGATGGGCTACGCGGTCCCGGCCGCGATGGGGGCCAAGGCGGGGGCGCCGGACCGCACGGTCTGGGCGATCGATGGTGACGGCTGCTTCCAGATGACCAATCAGGAGCTCACCACCTGTGCCCTGAACAACATCCCGATCAAGGTCGCGATCATCAACAACGGCGCGCTGGGGATGGTCCGCCAGTGGCAGACCCTCTTCTACAACCAGCGCTACTCCAGCACCGTCCTGCACGCGGACGACACGGGCCACCACATGGCGGGCTCCCAGGTCGGCGCGAGCACCTCGGCGCGCAAGGGCACCCGCGTCCCGGACTTCGTCAAGCTGTCCGAGGCCATGGGCTGCCACGCGATCCGCTGTGAGTCCCCGGACGAGCTGGACAAGGTCATCGCCGAGGCCAACGCGATCAACGACCGCCCCGTCGTGATCGACTTCATCGTCCACGAAGACGCGCAGGTCTGGCCGATGGTCGCCGCGGGCACCTCCAACGACGAGGTCATGGCGGCGCGCGGCGTCCGCCCCGACTTCGGCGACAACGAAGACGACTGA
- a CDS encoding 2-hydroxyacid dehydrogenase yields the protein MTADVWLPIPADEIDGLPDPSDSGLTYRFWDGGPDFPADPADCAFYAVPYMKGTEVAVRPLAAMTAVRVVQTLSAGIDHVEPGLGSLPPGVRLCNAKGVHEASTAELTLALILASLRGLPGFVRGQDQEEWRAGFYPALADKAVLIVGYGSIGAAIEDRLTPFECARVARVARSARTSERGEVRALADLPDVLPEADIVILSTPLTEQTKGLANAGFLARMKDGALLVNVARGPVVDTKALLAEVQSGRITAALDVTDPEPLPAGHPLWHAPGVLISPHVGGSTSAFMPRAKRLLAGQITRFAAGDPVRNVVFTTE from the coding sequence ATGACTGCAGACGTGTGGCTCCCGATTCCGGCCGACGAGATCGACGGGCTTCCCGACCCTTCGGACTCGGGCCTGACCTACCGGTTCTGGGACGGCGGCCCGGACTTCCCCGCCGACCCCGCCGACTGTGCCTTCTATGCCGTCCCGTACATGAAGGGCACGGAGGTCGCGGTCCGTCCGCTGGCCGCGATGACGGCGGTACGCGTCGTCCAGACCCTCTCCGCCGGAATAGACCATGTGGAGCCGGGGCTCGGCTCGCTCCCCCCAGGGGTACGCCTGTGCAATGCCAAGGGCGTCCATGAAGCCTCGACGGCCGAGCTCACGCTCGCCCTGATCCTTGCCTCGCTGCGCGGTCTCCCCGGTTTCGTGCGCGGCCAGGACCAGGAGGAATGGCGCGCGGGCTTCTATCCGGCGCTCGCCGACAAGGCGGTACTCATCGTCGGCTACGGGTCGATCGGTGCCGCGATCGAGGACCGGCTCACGCCGTTCGAATGTGCGCGGGTGGCGCGCGTCGCGCGCTCCGCCCGTACATCGGAGCGCGGTGAAGTGCGCGCACTCGCCGATCTGCCCGATGTGCTGCCCGAAGCGGACATTGTGATCCTTTCCACCCCGCTCACAGAGCAGACGAAGGGTCTGGCGAACGCCGGCTTCCTGGCCCGGATGAAGGACGGTGCGCTGCTGGTCAACGTCGCGCGTGGCCCGGTCGTCGACACCAAGGCGCTGCTCGCCGAGGTGCAGAGCGGGCGTATCACCGCCGCGCTGGATGTCACCGATCCGGAGCCGCTGCCCGCCGGGCACCCCCTGTGGCATGCCCCGGGGGTGCTCATCAGCCCCCATGTGGGCGGCTCCACCTCGGCGTTCATGCCGCGCGCCAAGCGGCTGCTCGCCGGGCAGATCACGCGATTCGCCGCGGGCGATCCGGTTCGCAACGTGGTGTTCACGACCGAATAG
- the ilvN gene encoding acetolactate synthase small subunit — MSKHTLSVLVENTPGILARIAALFSRRGFNIDSLAVGVTEHPDISRITIVVNVEDLPLEQVTKQLNKLVNVLKIVELEPAGAIQRELVLVKVRADNETRSQIVEIVQLFRAKTVDVSPEAVTIEATGGADKLDAMLKMLEQFGIKELVQSGTIAIGRGARSITDRSLRALDRSA, encoded by the coding sequence ATGTCCAAGCACACGCTCTCCGTCCTGGTCGAGAACACGCCAGGCATCCTCGCCCGGATCGCCGCGCTGTTCTCACGCCGCGGGTTCAACATCGACTCGCTCGCCGTCGGTGTCACCGAGCACCCCGACATCTCCCGCATCACGATCGTGGTCAATGTCGAGGACCTGCCGCTGGAGCAGGTGACCAAGCAGCTCAACAAGCTCGTCAACGTTCTGAAGATCGTCGAACTCGAGCCCGCCGGCGCGATCCAGCGTGAACTCGTTCTGGTGAAGGTCCGCGCCGACAACGAGACCCGCTCGCAGATCGTCGAGATCGTCCAGCTGTTCCGCGCCAAGACGGTGGACGTCTCACCCGAGGCGGTCACGATCGAGGCAACCGGCGGTGCCGACAAGCTGGACGCCATGCTCAAGATGCTGGAGCAGTTCGGTATCAAGGAGCTCGTCCAGTCCGGCACGATCGCCATAGGGCGCGGCGCCCGGTCCATCACGGACCGGTCCCTGCGGGCCCTGGACCGTTCCGCCTAG
- a CDS encoding sorbosone dehydrogenase family protein, with product MTAALATAVLLLAAGCSSGDAEPPAGSTGAASAPAASSSGVGGSPGPTAPPAKGSVKVVSTLTEGLESPWGVAALADGDLLVASRDEGTITRVDGESGKQTLIGSVPGVSPGGEGGLLGLALSPSFASDHQVYAYFTTESDNRIARMLYDEQKPAGQQLGAPDTILRGIPKGSIHNGGRIAFGPDKMLYAGTGETGDMSLAQNKKSLGGKILRMTPDGRPVHGNPEADSVVYSWGHRNVQGLAWDSDKRLWAAEFGQNTWDELNLIEPGKNYGWPEVEGRGGKPGFVDPVAQWRTADASPSGIAYAEGSIWMASLRGERLWRIPLAGAKPSAQPQSFLQGKYGRLRTVVAVGGAKLWLVTSETDNRGTPRPGDDRILQLEVK from the coding sequence GTGACGGCCGCGTTGGCCACTGCCGTGCTTCTGCTCGCGGCCGGTTGCTCGTCCGGTGACGCCGAGCCGCCGGCCGGCTCCACGGGGGCGGCATCGGCACCGGCCGCCTCCTCTTCCGGCGTGGGCGGCTCGCCGGGCCCCACCGCCCCGCCGGCCAAGGGCTCGGTGAAGGTGGTGTCCACACTGACCGAGGGCCTGGAGTCCCCATGGGGCGTCGCCGCGCTGGCCGACGGCGATCTGCTGGTCGCCTCTCGCGACGAGGGGACGATCACCCGGGTCGACGGGGAGAGCGGCAAGCAGACGTTGATCGGCTCGGTGCCCGGGGTTTCTCCGGGCGGCGAGGGCGGGCTGCTGGGCCTGGCCCTGTCCCCGTCGTTCGCCTCGGACCACCAGGTGTACGCGTACTTCACCACCGAGTCGGACAACCGCATCGCCCGCATGCTGTACGACGAACAGAAGCCTGCGGGTCAGCAACTCGGCGCGCCGGACACGATCTTGAGGGGCATCCCCAAGGGCAGCATCCACAACGGCGGACGGATTGCGTTCGGCCCGGACAAGATGCTCTACGCGGGCACGGGCGAGACCGGTGACATGTCGCTCGCCCAGAACAAGAAGTCACTGGGCGGCAAGATCCTGCGGATGACGCCGGACGGCCGGCCGGTGCACGGCAATCCCGAGGCCGACTCCGTCGTCTACTCCTGGGGTCACCGCAACGTGCAGGGACTCGCCTGGGACTCCGACAAGCGCCTGTGGGCGGCGGAGTTCGGCCAGAACACCTGGGACGAGCTCAATCTGATCGAGCCGGGAAAGAACTACGGCTGGCCGGAGGTGGAAGGCAGGGGCGGCAAGCCGGGCTTCGTGGACCCGGTCGCCCAGTGGAGGACGGCGGACGCGTCACCGAGCGGCATCGCGTACGCCGAGGGCTCGATCTGGATGGCCTCGCTGAGGGGCGAAAGGCTCTGGCGCATCCCGCTCGCGGGCGCGAAACCTTCGGCGCAACCCCAGTCGTTCCTGCAGGGGAAGTACGGACGGCTGCGCACGGTCGTCGCGGTGGGTGGCGCGAAGCTCTGGCTCGTGACGAGCGAGACGGACAACCGGGGCACACCCCGGCCGGGGGACGACAGGATCCTTCAGCTGGAGGTGAAGTAG
- the ilvC gene encoding ketol-acid reductoisomerase — translation MAELFYDDDADLSIIQNRKVAVIGYGSQGHAHALSLRDSGVDVRVGLHEGSKSKAKAEEQGLRVVTPAEAAAEADVIMILIPDPIQAQVYEESIKDNLKDGDALFFAHGFNIRFGFIKVPAGVDVALVAPKGPGHLVRRQYEEGRGVPAIAAVEQDASGNAFALALSYAKAIGGTRAGVIKTTFTEETETDLFGEQAVLCGGTSALVKAGFETLVEAGYQPEIAYFECLHELKLIVDLMYEGGLEKMRWSVSETAEWGDYVTGPRIITDQTKAEMKKVLSEIQDGTFARNWMDEYHGGLKKYNEYKTQDENHLLETTGKELRKLMSWVDNEEA, via the coding sequence GTGGCCGAGCTGTTCTACGACGACGATGCCGACCTGTCCATCATCCAGAACCGCAAGGTCGCGGTCATCGGCTACGGCAGCCAGGGCCACGCCCACGCGCTGTCGCTGCGTGACTCGGGTGTCGACGTCCGTGTCGGTCTGCACGAGGGCTCCAAGTCCAAGGCCAAGGCCGAGGAGCAGGGTCTGCGCGTCGTGACGCCCGCCGAGGCCGCGGCCGAGGCCGACGTCATCATGATCCTCATCCCGGACCCGATCCAGGCCCAGGTGTACGAGGAGTCCATCAAGGACAACCTGAAGGACGGCGACGCGCTGTTCTTCGCCCACGGCTTCAACATCCGCTTCGGCTTCATCAAGGTCCCGGCCGGTGTGGACGTCGCCCTCGTCGCCCCCAAGGGCCCGGGCCACCTGGTCCGCCGCCAGTACGAGGAGGGCCGCGGCGTCCCGGCGATCGCCGCTGTCGAGCAGGATGCCTCCGGCAATGCGTTCGCCCTGGCCCTCTCGTACGCGAAGGCCATCGGCGGCACCCGCGCCGGAGTCATCAAGACCACCTTCACCGAGGAGACCGAGACCGACCTGTTCGGTGAGCAGGCCGTCCTCTGCGGTGGTACGTCCGCGCTGGTCAAGGCGGGCTTCGAGACACTGGTCGAGGCCGGCTACCAGCCGGAGATCGCGTACTTCGAGTGCCTCCACGAGCTGAAGCTGATCGTGGACCTGATGTACGAGGGCGGCCTGGAGAAGATGCGCTGGTCGGTCTCCGAGACCGCCGAGTGGGGCGACTACGTCACCGGCCCCCGCATCATCACGGACCAGACCAAGGCCGAGATGAAGAAGGTCCTCTCCGAGATCCAGGACGGCACCTTCGCCCGGAACTGGATGGACGAGTACCACGGCGGTCTGAAGAAGTACAACGAGTACAAGACGCAGGACGAGAACCACCTGCTGGAGACCACCGGCAAGGAGCTTCGCAAGCTCATGAGCTGGGTCGACAACGAAGAGGCGTAA